A genomic region of Salvelinus namaycush isolate Seneca chromosome 7, SaNama_1.0, whole genome shotgun sequence contains the following coding sequences:
- the chchd7 gene encoding coiled-coil-helix-coiled-coil-helix domain-containing protein 7 gives MDKNVRKLRSKDINPCIEESDGSQKCLDANNYDKNMCSAYFLRYKNCRKYWHNIMVNRRRDGVKPDMPTAEERQEILAAIGGKPY, from the exons ATGGACAAAAACGTGCGCAAGCTTCGAAGTAAAGATATAAACCCATGCATTGAA GAAAGTGATGGCTCTCAGAAATGTTTGGATGCCAATAACTATGATAAGAACATGTGTTCTGCATATTTTCTGAGATACAAAAACTGCAGAAAATACTGG CACAACATCATGGTGAATAGGAGACGAGATGGCGTGAAGCCTGACATGCCCACTGCAGAGGAGCGCCAAGAGATACTAGCTGCCATTGGAGGCAAGCCCTATTGA
- the plag1 gene encoding zinc finger protein PLAG1 has translation MATGTQGHLDHVPDKARLAAATGRRKRAEGGKPRKNFPCQLCEKAFNSVEKLKVHSYSHTGERPYRCSHQDCTKAFVSKYKLQRHMATHSSEKTHKCTYCEKMFHRKDHLKNHLHTHDPNKEAFACQECGKSYNTKLGFKRHLALHAANSGDLTCQVCLQPFASTGLLLEHLKTHAGKSSGGTKEKKHRCEHCERRFYTRKDVRRHMVVHTGRKDFLCQYCAQRFGRKDHLTRHMKKSHARELLRVKTEPADSLDSPFSCGLAGGVKGELATMSTPHRQLQLNLYGGPLLPQHHCPTMPPLDTEPNPPHPFPLKYQLGSNLTSYSVSTLEREQHLKGELETYLMELQSGMPSSSAEGAQLSSASKLELDSQVGSLDETSSDEASLSKISAAAGESLASSSLLDFSQLFNFLPLNSPPYGHQVTGGGGLGGVPFPPEEALSLVQLPPQPLDSHEVTGSGEDVSPLHSLSSSYSSNLSTTTTLPRFHQAFQ, from the exons ATGGCCACGGGAACCCAGGGGCACTTAGACCACGTTCCGGATAAAGCCAGGCTCGCGGCGGCCACAGGGAGGCGCAAGAGAGCGGAGGGGGGCAAGCCCAGGAAGAACTTCCCCTGTCAGCTGTGCGAGAAGGCTTTCAACAGCGTGGAGAAGCTAAAGGTGCACTCCTActcacacacaggagagagaccgtACCGGTGCTCCCATCAGGACTGCACCAAGGCCTTTGTCTCCAAATACAAGCTGCAACG GCATATGGCAACACACTCGTCAGAGAAAACCCACAAGTGTACGTACTGTGAGAAAATGTTCCACCGCAAGGATCACTTGAAGAACCACCTGCACACTCACGACCCCAACAAGGAGGCCTTCGCCTGCCAGGAGTGCGGCAAGAGCTACAACACCAAGCTGGGCTTCAAGCGTCACCTGGCCCTTCATGCGGCCAACAGCGGAGACCTCACCTGCCAGGTGTGCCTTCAGCCATTCGCCAGCACCGGCCTTCTCCTGGAGCACCTTAAGACCCACGCCGGCAAGTCCTCGGGCGGCACCAAAGAGAAGAAGCATCGGTGCGAGCACTGCGAGCGCCGCTTCTACACACGCAAGGACGTGCGCCGCCACATGGTGGTGCACACAGGCCGCAAGGACTTCCTGTGCCAGTACTGCGCCCAGCGCTTTGGCAGGAAGGACCACCTGACGCGCCACATGAAGAAGAGCCACGCCCGTGAGCTGCTGAGGGTCAAGACGGAGCCGGCCGATTCGCTGGACTCACCCTTCTCCTGTGGGCTAGCCGGAGGCGTCAAGGGCGAGCTGGCCACCATGTCGACGCCGCACAGGCAGCTCCAGCTCAACCTGTACGGTGGCCCTCTGCTGCCCCAGCACCACTGCCCCACCATGCCCCCCCTGGACACAGAGCCCAACCCCCCACACCCCTTCCCCCTAAAGTACCAGCTGGGCTCTAACCTTACCTCATACTCCGTCTCCACTCTGGAGAGGGAGCAACATCTAAAGGGAGAACTGGAGACGTATCTGATGGAACTGCAGAGCGGCATGCCGTCCTCCTCGGCCGAGGGGGCTCAGCTATCCTCCGCCTCCAAACTGGAGTTAGACTCCCAGGTGGGCTCGTTGGACGAGACCTCGTCTGACGAGGCATCTCTGTCCAAAATCTCGGCGGCAGCGGGCGAGTCGCTGGCCTCCTCCTCGTTGCTCGACTTCTCACAGCTCTTCAACTTCCTGCCCTTGAACAGCCCTCCTTATGGGCACCAGGTGACAGGCGGTGGGGGTCTAGGTGGGGTCCCCTTCCCGCCAGAGGAGGCGCTGTCTCTCGTCCAGCTTCCGCCCCAGCCCCTTGATTCTCACGAGGTGACAGGGAGCGGGGAGGATGTAAGCCCCCTCCacagcctctcctcctcctacagcTCTAACCTGAGCACAACCACCACACTGCCCCGCTTTCACCAGGCCTTCCAGTGA